In Deinococcus cellulosilyticus NBRC 106333 = KACC 11606, one DNA window encodes the following:
- a CDS encoding class I SAM-dependent DNA methyltransferase, which produces MPPRKKQQTSTTDLDFRAVLWQSADKLRNNMDAAEYKHVVLGLIFLKYVSDAFEEHHNLLVEKQSEGYDPEDRDEYTSEGVFWVPAEARWSHLQANAKNPNIGTIIDDAMDLIEKENARLKGVLPKIFARPDLDKTRLGELVDLIGTIGLGDKESRKQDILGRVYEYFLSKFASAEGRLGGEFFTPQPIVRLLVNMLAPYRGRVYDPACGSGGMFVQSEKFVEEHGGRLGDISVYGQESNPTTWRLAQMNLAIRGIEGNLGQRAADTFHSDLHPDLKADYILANPPFNISDWGGEKLKDDVRWKYGTPPAGNANYAWIQHMIHHLAPTGTAGFVLANGSMSSNQSGEGDIRKNLIEADLVECIVALPGQLFFTTQIPVCLWFVTRNKKRKGETLFIDARKLGEMETRVLRVLTDGDIKRISDTYHAWKGITPHGETAPEPYQDVPGFCKSANLTEIQGHGYVLTPGRYVGAEEVEDDDEPFEDKMRHLTAQLKAQFEESAQLEQVIRENLKGLGYGF; this is translated from the coding sequence ATGCCACCACGCAAAAAACAACAGACCAGCACAACAGACCTTGATTTCCGCGCCGTCCTCTGGCAGTCTGCAGACAAACTCAGGAACAACATGGACGCCGCCGAATACAAGCATGTGGTTCTGGGGCTGATCTTCCTGAAATACGTGTCAGATGCCTTTGAAGAACACCACAACCTGCTTGTCGAGAAGCAAAGCGAAGGATACGACCCCGAAGACCGCGACGAGTACACCTCCGAGGGTGTGTTCTGGGTTCCTGCAGAGGCCCGCTGGAGCCACTTGCAAGCCAACGCCAAAAACCCCAACATCGGGACCATCATTGATGACGCAATGGATCTGATCGAGAAGGAAAACGCACGCCTCAAAGGGGTTCTGCCCAAGATCTTTGCCAGACCAGACCTCGACAAAACCCGCCTGGGTGAACTGGTGGACCTGATCGGGACCATCGGACTGGGAGACAAAGAATCCCGCAAACAAGACATTCTGGGGCGGGTGTACGAATACTTCCTCAGCAAATTTGCCAGTGCAGAAGGAAGACTGGGAGGGGAATTCTTCACCCCTCAACCCATCGTGCGCCTGCTGGTGAACATGCTCGCTCCTTACAGAGGCCGCGTGTACGACCCTGCCTGCGGATCAGGGGGAATGTTCGTGCAGTCGGAGAAGTTCGTGGAAGAGCACGGAGGAAGGCTCGGGGACATCTCGGTGTACGGACAGGAGAGCAATCCCACCACCTGGAGGCTGGCCCAGATGAATCTTGCCATCCGGGGCATCGAAGGGAACCTCGGGCAGAGGGCCGCAGACACCTTCCACAGCGACCTCCACCCAGACCTGAAAGCCGACTACATCCTTGCTAACCCCCCCTTCAACATCAGCGACTGGGGGGGAGAAAAACTGAAAGACGACGTGCGCTGGAAGTACGGCACTCCCCCAGCCGGGAACGCCAACTACGCATGGATTCAACACATGATCCACCACCTCGCCCCCACAGGAACCGCAGGTTTCGTGCTGGCCAACGGCAGCATGAGCAGCAACCAGAGCGGAGAAGGCGACATCCGCAAGAATCTGATTGAAGCGGACCTGGTGGAGTGCATTGTGGCCCTTCCCGGACAGCTGTTCTTCACCACGCAGATTCCGGTGTGCCTGTGGTTCGTGACCCGAAACAAGAAACGCAAAGGGGAAACCCTGTTCATTGACGCCCGGAAGCTTGGGGAGATGGAAACCCGAGTGCTCCGCGTCCTGACCGATGGGGACATCAAGCGGATCAGTGACACGTACCACGCCTGGAAAGGGATCACCCCACACGGGGAAACTGCTCCAGAGCCGTATCAGGATGTGCCGGGATTCTGCAAGAGTGCAAACCTGACAGAGATTCAGGGGCATGGGTACGTGCTGACGCCCGGACGGTATGTGGGCGCAGAAGAAGTGGAAGACGATGATGAACCCTTCGAGGACAAAATGCGCCACCTGACCGCGCAACTGAAAGCCCAGTTTGAGGAAAGCGCACAACTGGAGCAGGTCATTAGAGAGAACTTAAAGGGGCTCGGGTATGGGTTCTGA